The following DNA comes from Parcubacteria group bacterium CG10_big_fil_rev_8_21_14_0_10_36_14.
GTGAGGTAGAGGAAATAAGCGGATACTCGGCTCACGCGGACAGAGATGGTTTACTAAAATGGGTGTCTAGTTTTAAAGATAGTGTAAAAAAAATTTATGTAACTCAGGGAGAAAATGAGGCGGCGGAAAACTTGGCTTATTTTATTAAAAAGAGATTTAAGATAGAGGCGATTGTTCCAAAAGAGAGAGACTCGGTCGTGT
Coding sequences within:
- a CDS encoding MBL fold hydrolase, yielding GRILHHEKKYLPDPNNGILFIGYQAEETLGRAIKDGQRTVMIDEQKIPVRCEVEEISGYSAHADRDGLLKWVSSFKDSVKKIYVTQGENEAAENLAYFIKKRFKIEAIVPKERDSVVL